In Sulfurimonas hongkongensis, a single genomic region encodes these proteins:
- a CDS encoding MotA/TolQ/ExbB proton channel family protein: MNLHQFIDQGGVIILILIAMLGFGLIIMLWKFLILLSFMMKKKDRCKDCIEVLPQNSDISMVELVVHEKMHSLERGLESVKIIATISPLLGLLGTVIGIYTAFVSISVHGLGDPSFFADGISMAMITTIAGLIVAIPHYVGYNYLVAMMDKLELSFTQEIYTYVKLQDA, translated from the coding sequence ATGAATTTACATCAGTTTATAGATCAAGGCGGAGTGATTATCCTAATCCTCATCGCAATGTTAGGCTTTGGTCTTATCATCATGTTATGGAAGTTTTTAATCCTTCTTAGTTTTATGATGAAGAAAAAAGATAGATGCAAGGACTGCATAGAGGTTTTGCCGCAAAATAGTGATATTTCAATGGTAGAGCTTGTAGTTCATGAGAAGATGCACTCACTAGAGCGTGGTTTAGAGAGTGTAAAGATTATAGCTACTATCTCGCCACTTCTAGGACTTTTAGGAACTGTGATAGGAATCTATACCGCTTTTGTTAGCATCTCCGTGCATGGTTTGGGCGATCCTAGTTTTTTTGCAGATGGGATCTCAATGGCGATGATTACTACTATAGCTGGACTCATCGTAGCCATTCCTCACTATGTTGGTTATAACTATTTGGTTGCCATGATGGACAAGCTTGAACTCTCTTTTACTCAGGAGATATATACCTATGTGAAGCTCCAAGATGCGTAA
- a CDS encoding TonB-dependent receptor plug domain-containing protein, with protein MKKITISASLALLLSNYATAAEDMKAIEVVSIATKTQKSIDGVAASVDVVTQEEIQKMGASSLGEILSKTSGLILQYGTFPSASSKSKSSISMRGMGANGTLFLLDGRRLAGEVKNPYDLQRIPASIIERIEIVKGPMSSLYGADAVGGVINIITKRPTDEMKISYDARFGMNEDSDAQTTNLALSIQGKNEGFGYSAYSSFITTKPYEQRELADTYAKTGAGNVKPSTHPNPAIKNIKDYYAVDTTYREDSEIYTIGTRLTYDFTSDFIMGLDVNYFKEERDGVYVGFVHPARTAPNPTPIYNAPVNSHDENNRLDLNIDAQFAPTDELNVMARIYNSKYEKRNSTTAAYWGDFSFPSESASANAAMDADVDIIVYEASASYLATDAHLLTGGVEYRDEKRKSSVFTNNIGMTEKKVDYKSIYLQDEWEVTDEFNTILGARYEEISNAEDKPTFRVGGIYEFDKLAKLRANFAQGFRTPDIRELYINMNTPNGPQRGADILGYDLEPESTNAYEIGLGGRNSKLSYDLVIFYNQITNKIQQVRNNSGIYTYENVSDANTKGLELSFSYLLLENLNSKFAYNELMTEDEKTNKDLEFNPDRTFMLSFDYQATKKLNLGLIGKYIGQQHYTKVINQGAPTQLSIPNSKTDAYNLVDITFGYKIDKAIEIYGGVNNIGDSGVEDELGSNVGRYYFAGLRGSF; from the coding sequence ATGAAAAAGATTACAATAAGTGCATCTCTTGCACTACTACTAAGCAACTACGCTACTGCAGCTGAAGATATGAAAGCTATCGAGGTTGTAAGTATTGCGACTAAGACACAAAAGAGTATAGATGGAGTAGCTGCATCTGTTGATGTGGTCACACAAGAAGAGATACAGAAGATGGGAGCTTCTAGTTTAGGCGAGATTTTGAGTAAAACTTCTGGGCTTATTTTGCAGTATGGAACCTTTCCTAGTGCGAGTTCTAAGAGTAAATCATCTATCTCTATGCGCGGAATGGGAGCAAATGGAACTCTCTTTTTACTTGATGGAAGACGCCTAGCTGGAGAGGTTAAAAACCCTTATGACTTACAAAGAATCCCTGCATCTATCATTGAGAGAATCGAGATAGTAAAAGGTCCTATGAGCTCACTCTACGGTGCAGATGCAGTTGGTGGAGTTATAAACATCATCACAAAAAGACCAACTGATGAGATGAAGATAAGCTATGATGCAAGATTTGGGATGAACGAAGACTCAGATGCACAGACTACAAACCTAGCTCTAAGCATTCAGGGCAAAAATGAGGGCTTTGGCTATAGCGCATATAGTAGTTTCATCACAACTAAACCTTATGAGCAAAGAGAGTTAGCTGATACTTATGCAAAAACTGGTGCTGGAAATGTTAAGCCATCTACGCATCCAAACCCTGCTATAAAAAATATAAAAGATTACTACGCTGTTGATACAACCTACAGAGAAGATAGCGAGATTTATACTATAGGCACAAGACTTACTTATGATTTTACGAGTGACTTTATAATGGGTCTAGATGTAAACTACTTCAAAGAGGAGAGAGATGGTGTATATGTTGGTTTTGTTCATCCAGCTAGAACTGCACCAAACCCTACACCAATCTACAACGCTCCAGTAAACTCTCACGATGAGAACAACAGACTAGATTTGAACATAGATGCCCAGTTTGCACCAACGGATGAACTAAATGTAATGGCTAGGATTTATAACTCTAAGTATGAAAAAAGGAACTCAACTACTGCTGCGTATTGGGGTGATTTTAGTTTTCCTTCAGAGAGTGCATCCGCAAATGCTGCTATGGATGCGGATGTTGACATTATAGTTTATGAAGCATCTGCGTCATATCTTGCTACTGATGCACATCTTTTAACTGGTGGAGTTGAGTATAGAGATGAGAAGAGAAAGTCTTCTGTGTTTACTAATAATATTGGAATGACTGAGAAAAAAGTTGATTATAAGTCCATCTACTTACAAGATGAGTGGGAAGTGACAGATGAGTTCAACACAATTCTTGGTGCTAGATATGAAGAGATTAGCAACGCTGAGGACAAACCTACTTTTAGAGTTGGCGGTATCTATGAGTTTGACAAACTAGCAAAACTAAGAGCAAACTTTGCACAAGGTTTTCGTACTCCAGATATAAGAGAGTTATATATAAATATGAATACTCCAAATGGCCCTCAAAGAGGTGCTGATATTTTAGGTTATGACTTAGAGCCAGAATCAACAAACGCTTATGAGATAGGATTAGGTGGGCGAAACTCTAAACTAAGTTATGACCTTGTTATTTTTTACAACCAAATCACAAATAAAATCCAGCAAGTAAGAAATAACAGTGGTATCTATACTTATGAAAATGTCTCAGATGCAAACACTAAGGGTCTAGAGCTATCTTTTAGCTACTTACTGCTTGAAAACTTGAACTCAAAGTTTGCTTACAATGAGCTAATGACTGAGGATGAAAAAACAAACAAAGATCTTGAGTTTAATCCAGATAGAACTTTCATGTTAAGTTTTGACTATCAAGCTACAAAAAAGTTAAATCTTGGACTGATAGGAAAATACATAGGGCAACAGCACTATACAAAAGTTATAAATCAAGGAGCTCCGACTCAACTCTCAATCCCTAATAGTAAAACAGATGCTTACAACCTTGTTGATATCACTTTTGGATACAAGATAGACAAGGCTATAGAGATTTATGGCGGAGTTAACAATATTGGCGATAGTGGTGTAGAAGATGAGCTTGGTTCAAATGTAGGAAGATACTACTTTGCAGGTTTAAGAGGTAGTTTTTAG
- a CDS encoding transcriptional repressor has protein sequence MSLEKLNECIQIRRANNSRAREAIYNVLMQSDECLNICDIIKGLSDTYPKKISLNTLYRHLNFFIECKLIVVIQNDFKRAYYALREDSLMVFCICTKCTNVSKLDLVDFIDLDITEDVEFITIHKKCNKCTN, from the coding sequence ATGAGCTTAGAAAAATTAAACGAGTGCATACAAATAAGAAGAGCAAATAACTCAAGAGCTAGAGAAGCTATATACAATGTTTTGATGCAGAGTGATGAGTGTTTAAATATCTGTGACATTATAAAAGGGCTCTCCGATACTTACCCAAAAAAAATATCATTAAACACGCTTTATAGACATTTAAATTTTTTTATAGAGTGCAAACTTATTGTAGTTATCCAAAATGATTTCAAAAGAGCTTACTATGCTTTAAGAGAAGACTCACTTATGGTCTTTTGCATCTGCACTAAATGCACTAATGTAAGCAAATTAGACTTAGTTGATTTTATAGATTTAGATATTACTGAGGATGTTGAATTTATAACTATTCATAAAAAATGTAATAAATGCACAAACTAG
- a CDS encoding energy transducer TonB, translating to MNLSLREKKTPKEHKILLLLSIVVVASSLYALLQGYSYITIKHEVQPKTKERVLALVINPAPKKQEIVKKEVTKVIKKEIVKEKVIEKPKKKPKPIKNEVVKNEVVKNEVVKKEVIKQEIVKETPPQVVVKEEIVQVQTKQEIVQEVVQEEKPIFDEKAKESFIAGLYEALNENKRYPKMAKRRKLEGVCEVSFTLNKDGSLRDIFLKEACGHSILDDAALKVVRSIEFYKPIPDSVSLTSLHLNIPIKYARN from the coding sequence ATGAACTTATCACTTAGAGAAAAAAAGACTCCCAAAGAGCACAAGATATTATTGTTACTAAGTATAGTGGTTGTGGCAAGCTCTCTGTATGCTCTACTTCAAGGCTACAGCTATATAACCATCAAGCACGAGGTGCAACCAAAAACAAAAGAGAGAGTCTTAGCTTTAGTTATAAACCCTGCTCCAAAAAAACAAGAGATTGTTAAAAAAGAAGTAACAAAAGTGATAAAAAAAGAGATAGTCAAAGAAAAAGTCATAGAAAAACCAAAAAAGAAACCAAAACCCATAAAAAATGAAGTAGTCAAAAATGAAGTAGTCAAAAATGAAGTAGTCAAAAAAGAAGTCATCAAGCAAGAGATTGTAAAAGAGACTCCACCGCAAGTGGTAGTTAAAGAAGAGATAGTTCAAGTGCAGACTAAACAAGAGATAGTCCAAGAAGTTGTGCAAGAGGAAAAACCAATCTTTGATGAGAAAGCCAAGGAGAGTTTTATAGCTGGACTCTATGAGGCACTAAATGAGAACAAACGCTATCCAAAGATGGCAAAAAGAAGAAAACTAGAGGGCGTTTGTGAAGTGAGCTTTACACTCAACAAAGATGGAAGTCTTAGAGATATTTTTCTAAAAGAGGCTTGTGGACACTCTATCTTAGATGATGCTGCACTTAAGGTTGTTCGCTCCATCGAGTTTTACAAACCCATCCCAGATAGTGTGAGTTTGACCTCACTGCATCTAAACATACCCATAAAATACGCAAGGAATTAA
- a CDS encoding ExbD/TolR family protein — MRKKRPTIAPDLTPVIDIVFILLIFFMVSSVFKKEDVILALNLPNLEASAKEMQDKSVTIELSKKELAIDGKKNSFDNLDALFSTYEKSTQILIRIDKEVEYERVMRLFEKLQENELTSFSLVAQPH, encoded by the coding sequence ATGCGTAAAAAAAGACCTACGATTGCACCAGATCTTACACCAGTTATTGACATAGTCTTTATCTTGCTGATATTTTTTATGGTTAGTTCTGTTTTTAAAAAAGAGGATGTAATCCTCGCACTTAACCTGCCAAATCTAGAAGCATCTGCAAAAGAGATGCAGGATAAAAGCGTGACTATAGAGCTTAGTAAAAAGGAACTTGCAATAGATGGCAAAAAAAACAGCTTTGACAATCTAGATGCACTCTTTTCGACTTATGAAAAAAGTACTCAAATCCTTATACGAATAGATAAAGAAGTGGAGTATGAGAGAGTTATGAGGCTCTTTGAGAAGCTTCAAGAAAATGAACTTACATCGTTTTCACTAGTAGCACAGCCACACTAA